In a genomic window of Branchiostoma floridae strain S238N-H82 chromosome 19, Bfl_VNyyK, whole genome shotgun sequence:
- the LOC118406507 gene encoding G-protein-signaling modulator 1-like, whose product MGEYEAALEWHQKYLKMSQDHGDKKEQITAHVNVGNTYRLLGKLDLATSHFNTALQIAQQTGDQHGRMHVYIYMGEMHREQLHSPHTAIQFYEQALALARQLGDRHEEGMAYNKLGTAHYKMGEYETALEWVQKHLKMCKESGDKTEQIIAHNCIGASYKALGKLDQARSHYQLAMTIAMETENKQQQEGISKKLAELD is encoded by the coding sequence ATGGGGGAGTATGAGGCAGCTCTGGAGTGGCATCAGAAGTACCTGAAGATGAGCCAAGATCATGGAGACAAGAAAGAACAGATTACAGCACACGTTAATGTAGGTAATACATACAGGCTACTGGGTAAACTGGACCTGGCAACATCCCACTTCAACACAGCCTTGCAGATAGCACAGCAGACAGGGGATCAACATGGACGGATGCATGTTTACATTTATATGGGTGAGATGCACAGGGAACAACTCCACTCCCCACATACAGCCATTCAGTTTTATGAACAGGCTCTTGCACTAGCCAGGCAGTTGGGGGACAGGCATGAGGAGGGAATGGCTTACAACAAACTGGGAACAGCACATTATAAGATGGGGGAGTATGAGACAGCTCTGGAGTGGGTTCAGAAGCACCTGAAGATGTGTAAAGAAAGTGGAGACAAGACTGAACAGATAATAGCACACAACTGCATAGGTGCTTCCTACAAGGCACTGGGTAAATTGGACCAGGCCAGATCTCACTATCAATTAGCAATGACCATCGCCAtggaaacagaaaacaaacagcAACAGGAGGGCATTTCCAAGAAACTGGCTGAGCTAGACTGA